AAGCCGTCCTGGAAGAACTGGTTCAGGCCGGGCTGCTGCTGCACCAGCTGCAGGCTGTATACGCCGGAGTAGAGAATCAGCAGCTGGATGTACAGCGGCGTACCGCGAAAGAAATAGGTGTACAGGTAGACCGGCAGCCGGTAGCAGCGCCTGGCGGACACGCGGGCGATGGCCAGCAGCACCGACAGCGGAAAGCCGATGGCGATGGTGGCCAGCAGCAGCAGCAGGGTCATGCCGAGGCCGGACAGGCGATGGCCATCGGTCCACAGATAGGCCAGCCAGTACTGTTGCAGAATCTCGATCACAGCCGGCTCTCCTTCACACCCAGGTTGTAGCGGCGCTCCAGCCGGTGCAGCAGCACGCTGGATACGGTGGTGATGGCCAGGTAGATGAAGGCGGCCAGGAAGCAGAACTCGAACATCGCCATGGTGCTGCGCCCGGCATCCTGGGTGACCTTGACGATGTCGGCCAGACCGATGATGGACACCAGGGCCGAGGCTTTGATCAGCACCTGCCAGTTGTTGCCAAGGCCGGGCAGCGCAAAGCGCATCATCTGCGGAAACAGCACGCGGCGGAACAGCAGCACCCGGTCCATGCCGTAGGCCACCGCCGCCTCAAGTTGGCCGCGCGGCACCGCCAGAAAGGCGGAGCGGAAGGTTTCGGTGAAGTAGGCGCCGTAGATGAAGCCGATGGTGACAATGCCGGCGGTGAAGGGGTCGATGTCGATCTGCCGCAGCCCCAGCGCATCGGTAAGCTGGTTCAGCGCGATCTGCAGGCTGTAGAACAGCAGCAGCATCAACACCAGGTCCGGCACGCTGCGGATCAGCGTGGAATAGCCCTGCGCCAGCCGGCGCAGCAGTGGCTGCGGCGACAGCTTGCACAGCGCGCCCGCCAGGCCGAACACCACGGCCAGCAACAGCGAC
This Vogesella sp. LIG4 DNA region includes the following protein-coding sequences:
- a CDS encoding ABC transporter permease, which produces MLFYGYEAQIIAGTWMTVKLSLLSLLLAVVFGLAGALCKLSPQPLLRRLAQGYSTLIRSVPDLVLMLLLFYSLQIALNQLTDALGLRQIDIDPFTAGIVTIGFIYGAYFTETFRSAFLAVPRGQLEAAVAYGMDRVLLFRRVLFPQMMRFALPGLGNNWQVLIKASALVSIIGLADIVKVTQDAGRSTMAMFEFCFLAAFIYLAITTVSSVLLHRLERRYNLGVKESRL